The Selenomonas sp. AB3002 genome contains a region encoding:
- a CDS encoding GGDEF domain-containing protein has translation MANERIQRPLKRSVKIGCISFVLVLCLCLGVSIYFSYREFFFEQSEVHIRNIITYVIGHIDNDDLKHCADTKAESEKYKELLAFMDDVKEDFNPQYLYIIKPLKEDGGNHVLIIMSAENNYDRYENTEGNLYLGDITEDEYTKEEVDEYHKAMSAKDIVFMESRSYWGHSYCGLYALRDSLGAPYAILGVDIDLTQMYRDILYKTLNVLLIIIVIGAVFIYVFLVWTSRNITDPIELLEKSAIRYIEQSRCVSSPDQLDFEKPNLDIKNEVESLSNTIGQMTVNIKNYMLQLISAEKETAHMKYLANTDSLTGVKNKFAYNERVEDINEKIASGSMDDFGIIMMDLNLLKKINDTYGHEYGDMLIKNFCGVVCDVFVHSPVYRIGGDEFVVILQKTDLANADKLLSNFEENLSRRSAREDVKPWEAPSAAVGVAYFNKNTDSNVEDVFRRADGAMYKRKVEMRAERTD, from the coding sequence ATGGCAAATGAAAGAATCCAAAGACCCTTAAAGAGAAGTGTCAAAATCGGGTGTATTTCTTTTGTATTGGTATTGTGCCTATGCCTTGGTGTCAGTATATATTTCAGCTACAGAGAGTTCTTTTTTGAACAGAGCGAAGTCCATATAAGAAATATAATTACTTATGTAATTGGCCATATTGATAATGATGACTTGAAACATTGCGCCGACACGAAAGCAGAAAGCGAGAAATACAAGGAATTGCTGGCTTTCATGGATGATGTCAAGGAGGATTTCAATCCGCAGTACCTTTACATCATCAAGCCCTTGAAGGAAGATGGCGGGAATCATGTGCTGATCATCATGAGTGCAGAAAATAATTATGACCGCTATGAAAATACAGAGGGAAACCTGTATCTCGGCGATATAACAGAGGATGAATATACCAAGGAAGAAGTAGACGAATATCATAAGGCTATGAGCGCCAAAGACATAGTATTCATGGAGAGCAGAAGCTATTGGGGGCATTCCTATTGCGGTTTATATGCTCTGCGTGATTCCCTGGGAGCTCCCTATGCGATTTTAGGAGTCGATATAGACCTGACACAGATGTACCGCGATATCCTGTATAAGACCCTTAATGTCCTTTTGATAATCATTGTTATCGGCGCTGTATTCATTTATGTATTTCTTGTCTGGACTTCGAGGAATATCACAGATCCTATCGAATTGCTGGAAAAAAGCGCCATCAGATACATTGAGCAGAGCAGGTGCGTAAGTTCCCCCGATCAGCTTGATTTTGAGAAACCAAATCTTGATATAAAGAATGAGGTGGAGTCTTTAAGCAATACCATCGGTCAGATGACAGTAAATATCAAGAACTACATGCTCCAGCTCATTTCTGCTGAAAAAGAGACAGCTCATATGAAATACCTGGCAAATACAGATTCTCTTACTGGTGTGAAAAATAAATTTGCATATAATGAGAGAGTGGAAGACATCAATGAAAAGATAGCCAGCGGCAGCATGGATGATTTTGGCATCATCATGATGGACCTTAATCTATTGAAGAAGATAAATGATACCTATGGTCATGAGTATGGAGATATGCTTATCAAGAATTTCTGCGGTGTTGTATGCGATGTATTTGTCCATTCTCCTGTCTACAGGATAGGCGGCGATGAATTTGTAGTTATCCTTCAGAAAACGGACCTGGCAAATGCAGATAAGCTGCTTTCAAATTTTGAGGAAAACTTAAGCAGGCGTTCTGCCAGGGAAGACGTCAAGCCTTGGGAAGCACCTTCTGCTGCCGTAGGAGTTGCTTATTTTAATAAAAATACGGATTCCAATGTAGAAGATGTATTCCGCCGTGCAGATGGCGCCATGTATAAAAGGAAAGTAGAGATGAGGGCTGAACGTACTGATTAG
- a CDS encoding methylated-DNA--[protein]-cysteine S-methyltransferase, producing the protein MSQDDEWQGSKGKEQRLPVFAETCRWLDIYFGGREPGFVPPYQEKNATPFRQVVLNIVANIPYGRVTTYGEIAQEAARRLDKPRMSAQAVGGAVGWNPICLIIPCHRVIGAKGTLTGYGGGMMNKIALLRLEGHRVTEKGISSGVTDWVKW; encoded by the coding sequence GTGAGCCAAGATGATGAGTGGCAGGGGAGTAAAGGCAAGGAACAGCGTCTGCCTGTTTTTGCAGAGACCTGCCGCTGGCTGGATATATATTTTGGAGGCAGGGAGCCTGGTTTTGTGCCTCCTTATCAGGAAAAAAATGCTACACCTTTCAGGCAGGTGGTGCTGAACATCGTGGCGAATATTCCCTATGGAAGGGTGACAACCTATGGGGAAATAGCTCAGGAGGCGGCCCGCCGGCTGGACAAGCCCAGGATGTCAGCCCAGGCTGTAGGCGGTGCCGTGGGCTGGAACCCCATCTGCCTGATCATTCCCTGTCACAGAGTAATCGGCGCCAAGGGCACGCTGACAGGATATGGCGGCGGCATGATGAATAAGATTGCTTTGCTGAGGCTGGAGGGGCATAGGGTGACGGAGAAGGGGATTTCCTCTGGTGTCACAGATTGGGTGAAATGGTGA
- a CDS encoding transposase gives MPRKKYTAEFKTKIVLSILQGDKEFNVICSENGLNPNMVRKWKQEFLQNAYLAFGADSERKAVQRKEDDLKKKNDQMLKTIGQLTLERDFLQDCFRQAGETIPRIPEYDPKG, from the coding sequence ATGCCAAGAAAAAAGTACACTGCTGAATTCAAGACCAAGATTGTTTTGTCAATTCTTCAAGGCGACAAGGAATTCAATGTCATCTGCTCTGAAAACGGCCTGAATCCAAACATGGTCAGAAAATGGAAGCAAGAATTCTTGCAGAATGCCTATCTCGCCTTTGGCGCAGACTCTGAGCGTAAGGCCGTTCAGAGGAAGGAGGACGACCTGAAGAAAAAGAATGACCAAATGCTAAAGACCATTGGTCAGCTTACGCTTGAACGCGACTTTCTTCAGGACTGCTTTCGCCAGGCTGGGGAGACCATCCCACGAATCCCGGAATATGATCCGAAAGGGTAA
- a CDS encoding IS3 family transposase: protein MNATFFRTAFARLGRPSHESRNMIRKGNGLSIRRQCELLGLNRSSLYYTPTEPDKAAVKLDEALMARIDYWHTRCPYLGSRKIVAKLQEEGFSACRKTVRRLMLKMGIYAVYPKPNLSKRNFKESIVPYLLRNYNVSFPNQVWSIDITYIPMPHGHMYLTAIIDWYSRRLVGHYLSDSLEAESVIYAVKETVKACGVPAIINSDQGSQFTSDDYKDLLRSLNIRQSMDGRSRWADNIMIERWFRSLKTEQLYPNEYRTPRELRRLINQYVDDYNNIRPHEALGYKVPNEFYFGCFAA, encoded by the coding sequence TTGAACGCGACTTTCTTCAGGACTGCTTTCGCCAGGCTGGGGAGACCATCCCACGAATCCCGGAATATGATCCGAAAGGGTAATGGTCTTTCCATACGCCGTCAGTGCGAGCTGCTGGGACTAAACCGCTCAAGCCTATATTACACGCCCACTGAACCAGATAAAGCTGCTGTCAAGCTTGATGAAGCCTTAATGGCACGTATCGACTACTGGCATACCAGGTGTCCTTATCTCGGCTCTCGTAAGATTGTTGCCAAACTGCAGGAAGAAGGTTTTTCAGCCTGTCGCAAGACAGTACGGCGACTTATGCTGAAGATGGGCATCTATGCCGTTTACCCTAAACCTAATCTGTCCAAGCGCAATTTCAAGGAGTCTATCGTGCCTTATCTGTTACGCAATTATAATGTGTCTTTCCCCAACCAGGTGTGGTCCATTGACATCACCTATATTCCGATGCCACATGGACACATGTATCTGACTGCAATAATTGATTGGTATAGCCGGCGGCTGGTCGGCCATTATCTTTCAGATAGTCTGGAAGCAGAATCTGTCATTTATGCCGTAAAGGAAACCGTTAAGGCATGTGGCGTTCCAGCCATCATCAATTCAGACCAGGGCAGCCAGTTTACCAGTGATGACTACAAAGACCTGCTTCGTAGCCTTAACATCCGTCAAAGCATGGATGGCAGGAGCCGCTGGGCTGACAACATCATGATTGAACGCTGGTTTCGCAGCCTCAAAACGGAGCAGCTCTATCCTAACGAATACCGTACGCCAAGAGAGCTTCGCCGCCTGATCAACCAATACGTGGATGATTACAACAATATACGTCCCCACGAGGCTTTAGGCTACAAGGTTCCTAACGAATTCTATTTTGGCTGCTTCGCTGCGTAG